The genomic window AATCTGCCAATCAGTTTATCGACAGTATTGTTAAATAATTTTTTAACTAAATTTTATAAATATTTGGTACAAAGTTTGTGAAATATACAGAGTTAAGAATTATTTAAACCAAACACAAAATGAAATATTCGAAATTAAATCTGGCAAAAGAAGCCATCAACCATAAAGGCTTCATCAAAAAGATCCCTGACATTTTCAGAATGGTAAAAATGTGGAGGAAAGGAACCTATCCGATAAAGTCTATCGACATTATTCTTCCGCTATTAGGTATTATGTATGTGCTCTCACCGATCGATATTCTTCCTGAAGTTGCCTTACCGGTTTTGGGGGTGATGGATGATTTAGCGGTTTTATATCTGGTGATTCCAAAACTGATCAAAGAAGTGGATAAATTCCTCCTTTGGGAAGCGGAACAGAAATACAGCTCAGGAAGTACTAAAATTATTGACGCTGAAATAATAGAATAAAAAAACATTCCCAATCGGGAATGTTTTTTTTGTGAACAACAAATCATTGTGTGTTCTGATTATTAAAATATCAAATCTTTTTAAATTAAGCTTAAAATTAACCACAAAAGAGACAAAAGCTATTTCTACAGCTATTCTCAGACACTAAAAGCAATCAAAAGAATAAAAATCTACACGTTCTTGTTGGTCGTTTAATCATAAGCTTTAAATACAGTATATAAATCTTTCGTCTCTTTTGTGGTTAAATAAAAAGTTTAAACAGATATTCAGCGATAAGGTAAAATTGATATTTGAGTTTTTTCCCATTTCGTTTTCAAATTCTTAAATTTGCACTATCTAATAAAAAATAATGGAAAGTAAAAAAGAGTTCTTTTTGGAGTGCTACAAACTAGGCATCATTAAATTCGGAAGATTTACATTAAAAAGCGGTATTGAAAGTCCGTTTTATGTAGATTTAAGACCATTGGCTTCAGATCCTAAAATCTTGAAAAGCCTGGCTAATTATTTATTGGAAATGCTTCCTTTGGATAATTTCGATTTAATCTGCGGAGTTCCTTATGCAGCGCTTCCTATGGCAACAGCAATGTCTTTGGAAAGCTACATTCCGTTAATTATTAAAAGAAAAGAAGCTAAAAGCTACGGTACAAAGAAACTTATTGAAGGAATTTATCAGAAAGGGCAAAATTGTCTTTTGGTAGAAGATGTGATCACTTCAGGAAAATCTCTGATTGAAACCATTGCAGAAGTTGAGCAGGAAGATCTGAAAGTTGTGGATATTGTTGTTGTTCTGGACAGAGAACAGGGAGGAAAACAGCTTTTAGAAAGCAACGGATATAAAGTTCACACGCTTTTCAATATTTCGGAAGTTTGCCAAATCCTTCAGGAAACCGGAGAATTGTCTGATGAAGAAGTAAAAAGAATTCAGGATTTCTTACAGGGAAATCATATCCAGTTTGAAGAAAAAACAAAATCTTCTTACGAACAGAAACTCAACAGCACACAACATTCTGTTTCAAAAAAATTATTAGAAACGGCTATCGCAAAACAATCTAATTTAATTGCTTCTGCAGACGTTACCACTACGCAGGAATTATTAGATCTTGCAGAAAAGGTAGGACCGCACGTAATTGCTTTAAAAACTCATATCGATGTTATTTCTGATTTTGAATATGACAAAACAATTACTCCGTTAAAAGCATTGGCTGCAAAACACAACTTCTTATTGATGGAAGACAGAAAGTTTGCAGACATCGGAAATACCCAGGAACTCCAGTTTACAAGCGGGGTTTTCAAAATTACAGATTGGGCAGATTTTGTAACCTCACAGGTAATCGGTGGTTTTGAATCTTTAGACTGTTTCAAAAATGTAGGCGTTGTAGCCATTATCGGAATGTCTTCTAAAGGGGCTTTAACCACAAGCAGCTACAGAGAAGAAGCTTTAAAAGTAGCTCAATCTCACCCGAATGTCATCGGAGGAGTTTCTCAAAATACCCTTCCTGAAGAATTGCTCTTGTTCACTCCGGGGGTTAATTTAGCAGATTCAGGGGACGGAAAAGGGCAACAGTATAATACTCCGGAACATGTATTCAGAACGCTTCATACAGATTTCATTATCGTAGGAAGAGGAATTTATAAAGCTGAAAATCCTGAACAGGCTGCCATTACTTACAAAAATGAAGGCTGGAAAGCTTACCTGAATTCTCTATAAAAATAATTCAGAATATTTTTAACCACAAAAGGCACAAAAAACTGACTTGAGTTATTTTGTATCTTTTGTGGTTAATTTTTTATCAATTCCTTAGTCAAATCTTTACGAAATCTATTCAAAATAAGTTATATTTGATGCTTTATCAGGAATATTGAAAAGGATTAGTATTTGTCTTATTTTGTTTTTAGGTGTTGTAGAAGTTTCTGCACAGAAAGATAGTATATCTATTGAAGCCAAACTGTCTTCAGATAAAAAAACATTGACAGTAAACCAGAAAGTGGTGTATTACAACCATTCCGGGAAAGACCTGAACACAATAAAATTATCAAACTGGATTTCCGCTTATCATAAAAGAGGAACCTCATTAGCCTACAGAAAATTAGAAGACCGAAATACAGATCTGCATTTTGCTAAAGATGAACAACTGGGAAAACTTTTGAATTTACAAATTAAAAGTTCCGATTACGAAATTCCCGTTCAAAACCTCTCTGATGAAAATCTTTTCCTGCCTTTACAGCAAACATTGAAGCCGGGAGACAAAATAAAATTGCAACTGCAGTATCAAATGCAGCTTCCCGATCAAAAATTTACAGGATACGGCACATCAGACAATAATATAGCTTTAAAATATTTCTTTATTGTTCCCGATCATTTTGATCCGGACAACAAGTATCCAAAAAAATATCATGATATTGAAGAATCGGTAAACTTCAATACTTTTTGGAATATCCATTTGACCACCGACACAAAATATTTTATCCAAAGTAATATTCCTCAGTCTTCCAATGGCAATTTCATGGGTGATTTGGATTCGGATCCCGAGTTTATTCTTTCTAAAAAAGAATTTCCGGTAATCAAAATAAATACTGAAGATTTCAATACCGAAATAAAGTTCGGGTATCCTCTGAACCCTCAGGAAAAAGAAAATCTGGAATTTTTCCTGCCGCTTCACTTAAGGTTTATTAAGGAGAAATTGGGGTTTGTCCCTGAAACAATTTTTATCTCTGAGAAGTTCAGGAATAAAGAAGATTTTTTTGGAAATAATGATATCAAAGTCTTAACACTGAAGTTTCCTCTTTTTACAGATGCCGAGAAAATAGATCTGGATTATTTCGGAATGATTGCAAAAAAAATTCTTGATGAAAGCATTGTCACGGACAAACAGGACAATCATTGGTTTAAAAACGGTTTAAAGTCGTATCTGGAAATTCAATACCTGAATAAATTCTATAAGGAAGCCAAACTTTTGGGCACTCTTCCTGAGACTAAAATTTTCGGAATAAAACCTTTAAAATTATTCCATGCTTCTAAAGTTAAGCTAGTTGACCGGTACGGATTGGCTTATCAATATATCATGTCCCAGAATCTCGACCAGAAAATCAATGAAAAATTTACGGTACTGAGTAATTTCAATGATATGGCAATCAGCAGTTTTGAAACCGGAAGCTTATTCAATTATTCTGCCGATAAAATGGGATATGAAAATTTCAATACCCTGCTGAAAGATTTTATCGTAAAAAACACCCATCAAAAGATTGATCCGAGAGACTTTTTAAAAGAACTTTCAGAAAAAGATAAAAGAACAGAATATCTGGCCGGCTTTCTGGAACAAAAAAACAGGGTAAATTTTAAATTAAAAAGATTAAATACAGAGAATGACACTCTGGATATTAAGATTTATAAAAATACATTTTCCGATATCCCTGTAAAATTAAAAACAGAAAGTAAAGAAAACAGCCGACAAGAATATTGGGTAGAAGCCGAAGAAAATGAAAAATTAAAAACTTTTTCAATTCCTGCGACTGACATTTATAAAATCACTTTAAATGATGATTATATCTTCCCGGAATCCAAATACAGAGACAATTATTTATATGCTAAAGGTTTGTTCTCCAATGCAAAAAAAATTAAATTCAAATTTATAAAAGATATTCCCAACCCGGAATTCAATGAGATTTATCTGAATCCTAAAATCAGGTTTAATAACACCTATGATAAATTTTTATTTGGAGTCAATTTTAAAAACCAGTCATTTTTTGATCAAAAATTCCTGTATTCATTTACCCCGATGTACAGTTCCGGTACCGGAAAACTGACAGGATCAGGAGCCATCTCCTACTCTTTTCTTCCTGCAGAAAGCATTATCCGCAGTCTGACTTTCGGAGTCTCAGGATCGTATTTTCACTATGACTACAATCTCGCTTATCGTAAATTATCAGCCTATTCCAATATTAATTTCAGGAAAAATCCGAGAAGTACAGTAAGCAGAGGCTTAGCTTTTTCATACAACTATTTTGAAAGAGATCTCAGCCCGGCAATGATTGCCAACAAGGATTATGACAAATACAATCTTTGGAGCCTTGGATACGGATATAGCGACAGCCAGATGATTCATGAGAAAAGCTTAAGCATAAGCACTCAAGGAATGGAAGATTTCAATAAAATAACCGCAGAAGGTTTTTACAGATGGGAATTCGCTCCTAAACAAAAATTAAGTCTAAGATTGTTTGCAGGGTATTTTGTAAGAAATGATACCCGAAACAATACCTTCAACTATGGAATTTCCAGGGTTTCAAATTATTCGTTTTCGTATACCTTGTTAGGAGAAAGTGCTAATAGCGGAATTTTATCTCAACAATTTGTTCTGGCAGACGGAGGTTTTAAATCTTTCTTACCGGGAAGTGTAAACCAATGGATCACTTCCTTCAATGTGGATTCCAGCGTTTGGAAAATTTTCCATGTTTATGCAGATGCCGGATTGTATAAAAATAAAAATCATCCAACTCAATTCATTTGGGATAGCGGAATAAAGGTAAGAGTAATTCCCGATTTCCTTGAAGTATATTTCCCTGTACAGT from Chryseobacterium camelliae includes these protein-coding regions:
- a CDS encoding YkvA family protein; translation: MKYSKLNLAKEAINHKGFIKKIPDIFRMVKMWRKGTYPIKSIDIILPLLGIMYVLSPIDILPEVALPVLGVMDDLAVLYLVIPKLIKEVDKFLLWEAEQKYSSGSTKIIDAEIIE
- the pyrF gene encoding orotidine-5'-phosphate decarboxylase; translated protein: MESKKEFFLECYKLGIIKFGRFTLKSGIESPFYVDLRPLASDPKILKSLANYLLEMLPLDNFDLICGVPYAALPMATAMSLESYIPLIIKRKEAKSYGTKKLIEGIYQKGQNCLLVEDVITSGKSLIETIAEVEQEDLKVVDIVVVLDREQGGKQLLESNGYKVHTLFNISEVCQILQETGELSDEEVKRIQDFLQGNHIQFEEKTKSSYEQKLNSTQHSVSKKLLETAIAKQSNLIASADVTTTQELLDLAEKVGPHVIALKTHIDVISDFEYDKTITPLKALAAKHNFLLMEDRKFADIGNTQELQFTSGVFKITDWADFVTSQVIGGFESLDCFKNVGVVAIIGMSSKGALTTSSYREEALKVAQSHPNVIGGVSQNTLPEELLLFTPGVNLADSGDGKGQQYNTPEHVFRTLHTDFIIVGRGIYKAENPEQAAITYKNEGWKAYLNSL
- a CDS encoding aminopeptidase, whose protein sequence is MKRISICLILFLGVVEVSAQKDSISIEAKLSSDKKTLTVNQKVVYYNHSGKDLNTIKLSNWISAYHKRGTSLAYRKLEDRNTDLHFAKDEQLGKLLNLQIKSSDYEIPVQNLSDENLFLPLQQTLKPGDKIKLQLQYQMQLPDQKFTGYGTSDNNIALKYFFIVPDHFDPDNKYPKKYHDIEESVNFNTFWNIHLTTDTKYFIQSNIPQSSNGNFMGDLDSDPEFILSKKEFPVIKINTEDFNTEIKFGYPLNPQEKENLEFFLPLHLRFIKEKLGFVPETIFISEKFRNKEDFFGNNDIKVLTLKFPLFTDAEKIDLDYFGMIAKKILDESIVTDKQDNHWFKNGLKSYLEIQYLNKFYKEAKLLGTLPETKIFGIKPLKLFHASKVKLVDRYGLAYQYIMSQNLDQKINEKFTVLSNFNDMAISSFETGSLFNYSADKMGYENFNTLLKDFIVKNTHQKIDPRDFLKELSEKDKRTEYLAGFLEQKNRVNFKLKRLNTENDTLDIKIYKNTFSDIPVKLKTESKENSRQEYWVEAEENEKLKTFSIPATDIYKITLNDDYIFPESKYRDNYLYAKGLFSNAKKIKFKFIKDIPNPEFNEIYLNPKIRFNNTYDKFLFGVNFKNQSFFDQKFLYSFTPMYSSGTGKLTGSGAISYSFLPAESIIRSLTFGVSGSYFHYDYNLAYRKLSAYSNINFRKNPRSTVSRGLAFSYNYFERDLSPAMIANKDYDKYNLWSLGYGYSDSQMIHEKSLSISTQGMEDFNKITAEGFYRWEFAPKQKLSLRLFAGYFVRNDTRNNTFNYGISRVSNYSFSYTLLGESANSGILSQQFVLADGGFKSFLPGSVNQWITSFNVDSSVWKIFHVYADAGLYKNKNHPTQFIWDSGIKVRVIPDFLEVYFPVQSSLGFEPAFKDYAKRIRYTLVLNLSSIINAARRGWY